The sequence below is a genomic window from Pseudopipra pipra isolate bDixPip1 unplaced genomic scaffold, bDixPip1.hap1 HAP1_SCAFFOLD_667, whole genome shotgun sequence.
CGCCGGAGGCCTTCCCAGCCGACCCGGAGCCGGTCGCGGCGCACCGCCGCGGAGGAAATGCGCCCGGCCagggccggccgccggccgggcggcggtccccgcgccggcccgccccccccggcccgcccccgcgggcgggggcccgggggacggaggggaggcggaggcggggATCCGCCGGGCCCGCGCCGGCCGACCGCAACTCGCCGGGTTGAATCCTCCGGGCGGACTGCGCGGGCCCCACCCGTTTACCTCTGAACGGTTTCACGCCCTCTTGAACTCtctcttcaaagttcttttcaactttCCCTTACGGTACTTGTTGGCTATCGGTCTCGTGCCCGTATTTAGCCTTAGATGGAGTTTACCACCCGCTTTGGGCTGCATTCCCAAGCAACCCGACTCCGAgaagccccgggcccggcgcgcCGGGGGGCCGCTACCGGCCTCACACCGTCCGCGGGCTGCGGCCTCGATCACAAGGACTTGGGTCCCCCGAGAgcgccgccggggaggggggcttcTGTACGCCACATGTCCCGCGCCCCACCGCGGGGCGGGGATTCGGcgctgggctcttccctcttcactcGCCGTTACTGAGGGAATCCTcgttagtttcttttcctccgcTGACTAATATGCTTAAATTCAGCGGGTCGCCACGTCTGATCTGAGGTCGCAAGCCCAAAGAGGCGCCCCGGCCGTCGAGCgcacgcgcgcgcgcgcgcccgacCGACCGCCGGCGctcgcaccgccgccgccgcgcccgcggggcTCTTGCCCCCCCGCACgacgccgcctccccccccttcttcccccctcccgccgagccgcgggggctcggggagggagggaggcggagaGGGAGAGGCGCGGGGGGGAAGAGGCACCCGCCGGCACGCCGGCCGGcgacagccccggcccggaggCGAGACCGGAGAAGAGGAGTCGGCAGAGACGGCCCgggccggcgcggcggccgccgcggggagAGAAAAGCGGCGCGCTCGCCGAGGGCGCGGCCgacgagggggggagggagggaggcgggggtgacccccgcccccggcgctcaCGCCCCGCACGCGCGCGGCAGCACGGCACGGTACCCGCGCGGTACCCACCCGCAGACAGCCGCCCGCGCGGGGGGGAGACCGGGGGCGAGGCCCGCGCCtcgcctccccttttccctcgctGCCCTGCGCGCCCTTTCGCTCGCGCGCGCCCTCTCTCCCCGACCGCCGCGCGCCGGGACCCGCCGACGCTCCGACGTCGCCGCCGACGCCGAAGCCCGGCGGCGGGTCCCGCGCCGGGACGAACTCCGCCCCAGCGGCTCGCTCCGAGAGCGGGGAGCTACGGAGCGCTCCCCGAGTCTGCATTTAGGGGGACGaaggccccccccgcccggacGGGCGGGCGGGCCTGCGAGGCGCCccagccgcgccgccggggAACGCGCCCCCGGCCGGCGATTGATCGTCAAGCGACGCTCAGACAGGCGTAGCCCCGGGAGGAACCCGGGGCCGCAAGTGCGTTCGAAGTGTCGATGATCAATGTGTCCTGCAATTCACATTAATTCTCGCAGCTAGCTGCGTTCTTCATCGACGCACGAGCCGAGTGATCCACCGCTAAGAGTTGTCTGACTTtcggcaccgccccgcgcgcgcggaggggccgggaccGCCCGCGTCGAGCGGCCCCTCGTTCGGCGAGGACGTCGCGCCTCGCTTGACCGCACCGTCACATAACGCGCACGAGCGAAGGAGAGGCGGGGGGAAACCCCGCCGGGCTCCCGAGGACGACGGCAGAGGCGGGGAGCCCGCGCTCCCGGCCGAATCCCCCCCTGCGGCGATCGACGGCGCCGCGGGGGAGAAACGCGCCTCGCGCCGCCTCGAGAGGCGGCCCAGGCGcccgggctcggcccggcctccgcgcggagagcggcggcgcgcgccggaccgcgcgccgcccgtcctcccggccccgccgggaacgacgcgcccgcggcgcggggcgcgaccctcgggccgcgctcgccgctCCTCTCTCGCCTTCGCGGCCGCCCGACGCCGCCCCCTCGGGGCCGCGGGCAaaggccgccgcctcgccggcggaccgccgcgccgcccggacGAGCTAGGCGGACggctccgccgcctccgccgccggccgggcgggtcGGCGCCGGCGACTCGAGCCGGCGTCGGCAGCGCCCGAGGCCGGCCGGACgacggcccgccgccgccgctggcgcggaggccctgccggcaccgccgccgccgctcggcgCCCTCGACCCCCTTTCGGCGGCCGCGCGCCCGGCGGAAGGCGGGCGGCGCTcggccgggggggacggggccccctcggccgccgccgcgccgcttcgCCGCGGACGCGCGGCCCCCGGCCGGGGCGACGGGCGAGCGacgggcggggcccggcacggcgctACCGCCGACAGCGGCGGGCGACTCCCGGCCGACCGTCCCGCTCGGGGGACACGCGCCGAGCGGCGACGCCACCGCTCGGAAGCCGGCGCGCTCCCCGGACGGCCTGCGGGGACGGGGACGCCGCCCACCGGCGCTCGCCcgagcgggcgggcgggcgcgcggctcggcggcggcctcctgccgccgcctcgggggGGAGGCCGACGGCCGCGAGACGAGAAAggagggcggcgggcccggcggccGCCACCCGCGCCGCCCTCGGCGGAGGGCACGCGCcctccgccgcggcggcggtcgcccccggcggggggggcgggcgggacggcgCGCGGCCCaccgcgcgccgccgccgtctTCTCCGCCGAGACCGGACCGcggagcggggggggcaggggaccccgccccggcacggccgcccgcgcggcgggcggggacgagCGCGGTTGGCGGACGCGGCCACCACCGCAGGGGATCGGCGGGAGTAGGCTCCCCACCCCTCAGTGgcaccgcgccgccgcccggccgccaccgcccggccgccggcgtCCGGCCGCCCGAGTCTTTAAACCTCCGCCcggctctcccggcggcggctctcgacccccggcgggggggcctCGCCGGCCGCCCGGGCGCCGAGCGCTAGGTACCTGGCCCTGGGGCGAGGGAAACGACCTGCATGGCCCCGCGGGGGTgcctcccccgctgccgccctcgggggagcgtccgcccgcgggggcgcgcCCGACGTCCGCCACCACCACCGCCGCCTCCTGGCTCGGGGACCGGGGTTTCCCTCAgtagcccggcaccgcccccgagaGGACGCCTGCGGCTCGGACCGCCCCGCCGGCGCGGGGACGGCCGACCGGCCAACGGAGCTCGCCCCGCGCGCGGCCCGGaacgccccgcccgggccctcGCCCTGCCGCGCCGCCCCTGTGGGCCCGCTGCGGGCGGAGGGTCGGAGGAGCCGCCTCCCCGGAAGGCGCCCTCACGCCCCCCCCCCTTCGCTTTCTCGCTTTCGGCCGTCGCTCGCCGGGCGCCGACGGCGCCGCTCGCTCCGCGCGCgccccgggggccgcccgcgctcgccgcttccgagccccccccccgcccgctcgcccgcgcgcgcgggggggaAGGACGGGGAAGCGACCGAGGCGCcgacgggcggggcgcggcggcggcggcgggccgccGGCCGCCGAGCGACGAAAGACGAGAAAAAGAGGGGCGCGCGGCGCGCCttccggcggcggccccgccggggaccctggccgcccgcagccggcgggccggcgcggagGAGAGGGCCGCGGGCTCGGGCCAACTCGgagccgcggcgcggcccggcggcccggcgcggacggcgttcggcggcgccgcccgcccgggctcgccgctgccggcggggacGAGGgctccggccggccggccgcgcCCCGCTCTCCGGCGGGGGACGGACCGGCGACGGACCGGCGCGGAGGGGAGGGCCGGCCTCCGGGGCAGCGAGCGCGCAGCTGCCGACCTTCGGCCGCCCGGCCGCGACGCGCGGTcaaagcggggagggccccgcccgcgcgcgcggggacGGGCGCGCGGCgctcgccgccggccgcggccgcctctCCCCCCACGCGGGCCGCGCGCCTCGGCCGCCCcgctcttttctctctcgcctGCCGGGGCGCGGCGCGCGGCTCCACGACGGGAAGCGGcgtggccccgcgccgccgcggcggcggcggggaccgaGCGTTCGAGTCACAGCGGGCGCGaccgggcgcggcgcggcgcggcgcgcgcCGACGCCGGCCTGGCGGCCCCCCGGTAATGATCCTTCCGCAGGTTCACCTACGGAAACCTTGTTACGACTTTTACTTCCTCTAGATAGTCAAGTTCGACCGTCTTCTCGACGCTCCGCCAGGGCCGTGGCCGACCCCGCCGGGGCCGATCCGAGGACCTCACTAAACCATCCAATCGGTAGTAGCGACGGGCGGTGTGTACAAAGGGCAGGGACTTAATCAACGCGAGCTTATGACCCGCACTTACTGGGAATTCCTCGTTCACGGGGAAGAATTGCAATCCCCGATCCCCATCACGAATGGGGTTCAACGGGTTACCCGCGCCTGCCGGCGGAGGGTAGGCACAAGCTGAGCCAGTCAGTGTAGCGCGCGTGCGGCCCCGGACATCTAAGGGCATCACAGACCTGTTATTGCTCAATCTCGGGTGGCTGAACGCCACTTGTCCCTCTAAGAAGTTGGACGCCGACCGCTCGGGGGTCGCGTAACTAGTTAGCATGCCAGAGTCTCGTTCGTTATCGGAATTAACCAGACAAATCGCTCCACCAACTAAGAACGGCCATGCACCACCACCCACGGAATCGAGAAAGAGCTCTCAATCTGTCAATCCTGTCCGTGTCCGGGCCGGGTGAGGTTTCCCGTGTTGAGTCAAATTAAGCCGCAGGCTCCACTCCTGGTGGTGCCCTTCCGTCAATTCCTTTAAGTTTCAGCTTTGCAACCATACTCCCCCCGGAACCCAAAGACTTGGGTTTCCCGGGAGCTGCCCGGCGGGTCATGGGAATAACGCCGCCGGATCGCCAGTCGGCATCGTTTATGGTCGGAACTACGACGGTATCTGATCGTCTTCGAACCTCCGACTTTCGTTcttgattaatgaaaacattcttggcAAATGCTTTCGCTCTAGGCCGTCTTGCGCCGGTCCAAGAATTTCACCTCTAGCGGCACAATACGAATGCCCCCGGCCGTCCCTCTTAATCATGGCCCCGTTTccgaaaaccaacaaaatagaaCCGGAGTCCTATTCCATTATTCCTAGCTGCAGTATGCCGGCGGCCGGCCTGCTTTGAACACtctaattttctcaaagtaaacGCTTCGGGCCCCGCGGGACACTCAGCTAAGAGCATCGAGGGGGCGCcgagaggcaggggctgggacaggcggtGGCTCGCCTCGCGGCGGACCGCCAGCTCGATCCCAAGATCCAACTACGagctttttaactgcagcaactTTAAGATACGCTATTGGAGCTGGAATTACCGCGGCTGCTGGCACCAGACTTGCCCTCCAATGGATCCTCGCTCAAGGATTTAAAGTGCGCTCATTCCAATTACAGGGCCTCGAAAGAGtcctgtattgttatttttcgtCACTACCTCCCCGGGTCGGGAGTGGGTAATTTGCgcgcctgctgccttccttggaTGTGGTAGCCGTTTCTCAGGCTCCCTCTCCGGAATCGAACCCTGATTCCCCGTCACCCGTGGTCACCATGGTAGGCACAGACAGTACCATCGAAAGTTGATAGGGCAGACATTCGAATGGGTCGTCGCCGCCGCGGGGGCGTGCGATCGGCTCGAGGTTATCTAGAGTCACCAAAGCTGCCGGGCGGGCCcgggttggttttggtctgaTAAATGCACGCGTCCCCGGAGGTCGGCGCTCGTCGGCATGTATTAGCTCTAGAATTACCACAGTTATCCAAGGAGCGGGAGAGGAGCGACCAAAGGAACCATAACTGATTTAATGAGCCATTCGCAGTTTCACTGTACCGCCCGTGTGTACTTAGACATGCATGGCTTAAGCTTTGAGACAAGCATATGCTACTGGCAGGATCAACCAGGTAGCCGCCACCcgagcggcgccgcccgccgccgccccgacgacggcggcggcccccgccgggccccgcggcccggccgacTGGGCGGCGCCTGGGCGGGgaaggcgccgcgcgcgcgcggcgggaACCGCGCGCGGCGACGGCCGACCCCGGCGGCCGGCCcttcccgcgccgccgcgggcaAGGAACCGGGACCGCTGCGCAGCTTTCGCGTCAGGCGGCCTCCCGCGGGCTCGCCTTCCTTTCCctcgcgcggccgcgcgcgcgccacgccgccggccgcggctcgGCTGGGGCTGACCCGCCCCCGAAGCcggcccggccggccggccggcggcTCGGCCGCGCGGCACCACCGGACGTGCTAGAGGAGACGGCGACCCGACGAGGCGGGCGCGGCCCGGTCCCCGAGGCCCCTTCGGCCGGGGCGGCTCGCTCggcagcgggcggcggcgcggcgaccCGCTGCGCTCTCCGGCGCTacctgcgggcggggggcgcttccccccgagcctttttctttcctcccttttctctctcgcctctctctggctcgccgtcgcggctccggccgcaccgccgcccggcgctgcTCGCGGCCGGCACCCACGGGCGCCACCCGGACCCAGGCCGGCACCGGCACCTCGCCTGTTTTtacccaaggacacctgaaaagctcgcggggccgcgcggccgTCACACAGCTCGGTACGGTGAAGAAGCCCCTCCCCGGCGGGAGGGGCGACACCTCGCCTGCCACGGGAAGCCCACGGGCAGAGGAGACCGCCCGGCCCGAACACCGGCCTCCGCCGCGCCTCTCGGCCGGCCACGGAGGAGCGCCGGCCCGCCGGGGGCCCTCTCCCACGCCTCCCGAAAAGCCTCATCCATCGTCACTCGGGGAACGGCCCCACGGCCACTCTCGCTCAGCCTGCCACTACGCGGAGGACGGCACGTGCCCCAGGCCGCCGACGCCGGCGGCCCGCACGCTACTCTCCACGGCTCTCTCCCGGCCCGGCAGGAGGCGGGTGCCGCCGGACGCCCGGCTCCGGACAACCCACGcttccggccccgccgggcccacgGCCGCCCCCCGCAGAGCGGCACCTCCAGCGTGCGAAAGCGCCACCGAACGTGCCGCGGGGCCACCGGCTTTCGCCCGCCTCGCGGCCGTCGGCTTCCCCCAGAAAGGCCGGGGGACGGCgacggggagaaaaacaaaaagcccccgaGAAAAAAGCACGCGCGCCTCTCGCTCGCCGTGCTAGCCACGGCcgcccggggctcggggcggggcccgcgcccCTCGCTCCCCGATTCCCTCtcgctgcccacgggctcgCGCCTCGGCGGCGGCCGGCCGCTGCCGGGCCGCTCTCGCGCTCTCAcgcactttctcttccctggcgcGCTCGGCGTGCTGCGGCTTAAGGCCGCCggagcaaaaatcaaaaaaacggaaaaaaaagGCCGGGAGGGCGCCCCACTTCGCCCGCAACCCGGCCCCCGGCCGACAGACCTTCGCGGAACCCAGCCCTCCGGCAGCCAGGCCGGCGGGGCAGGCCCGACCGCAcgggccgcccggccgccgtgGCTCTCGCGCCGGcctaagaggagggaggggcgaggcgccgccgcctcgcccgccaACGGCCATCGTgcgtccccagggctccccggcgACTCTGTCGGGTTCTCGGTctgccggcgcggccgccggccacagcctggccggccggcgccgccgccttcgGCCCGCTGGGCGGGTCCCCGGCTTAGGGCCGAGGAAGGGGGAACGAACAAAAGAGCCGAGGCGCGCCGAGGGCGCCGCCTCGCCCGACCATCGGGCGGTCCCGTCACCGAGCCCCTCCGGCAACCGGCCGGGCCCAGGCGAGGCCGCACGCCCACCGCCAGTCCCCGGCACGCCGCCGGCACCGCTGCCGCCCGGCAGCCGAGGACAGGGCGCCGCCACCCAGGCCCGGGCCATCTTCGGGGCTCTCGGGAGGCGGCCGGGGAAAAAGCCCGCGCGGGCTCGGCCCTTCGAGCCCCGGCCGCCAACCGCCCGCAACaatgcccgccgccgccgccggacgaCGGGCGCCGGCTTAAGGCCGGCCCACCGAAAGGACGagacgccgccgcctcgccgccctCGCACACCATCGCCTTCGCCCGGGGCCCTCGGGGAGCCGGCAGCCGCCACCGGCTCGGGCTGGACGCTGCTGTCGGGCCCCCGCGGGCCCCCCTCGGCCGTCCCAGTCCCGCACTCCCTCGGCTGCGCTTTCGCGCTCGGCTCTCGTCTTCCTCTCCCGTCATCGGGCCCGCCCGAGGAAGCCGGTCGAGAGCCCCGCGGCTTTCTCGCGCCGGCCTTCCTGCCGCTCGTGGGGTTGGCCGGCCCGTGGCACGCGCCGAAGGCCGCGCGGCAGCAGACGCGGAAGAAAAGGGGCCCTCGGAACCCGCGCTGCTAGACAACCCCTGCCCACAATACGGACAGACGCGTCCTGGCGCCGCCGCGCCTCCGAAGCGGCTCGAGGCTCCTCAGCGGGGAGGCGCGCGAGAGCAGGCCGCCTCTCGCCTAGACCTAACCGGAGGCGGCGCCCGACAGCGACCCCTTGGCCGACTTCCGGGGCCGGCCgcgacaacaggtctaccccgaAAATGCCGACAGGCGCCTAAGTCCCGCCGGAgccgggtagacctggtggccCTGCGCCGGGACGCCGCCGGGGCGCGGGCCGCctgcggcggccgcggcggccgcaTCGGCCGGCtccggaaccgggtagacctgatgctcgccagccccggaaccgggtagacctgatgctcgaCAGCACCCGGCGGGGCACGAGGCCGGCCGCGCCCGACTGGGCGAACGGGTCGGCCCGGAAGCCCGggccaccaggtctacccgccgagctcgggcaccaggtctacccgccgggcccgaacaccaggtctacccgccgggccccgacaccaggtctacccgccgggcccggacaccaggtctacccgccgggctcggacaccaggtctacccgccgggcccggacaccaggtctacccgccgggcccgaacaccaggtctacccgcctaACCCGAacgccaggtctacccgccgggctcgggcaccaggtctacccgccgggcccggacaccaggtctacccgccgggctcggacaccgggtctacccgccgggctcggacaccgggtctacccgccgggcccggacaccaggtctacccgccgggcccgaacaccaggtctacccgcctaACCCGAacgccaggtctacccgccgggctcggacaccaggtctacccgccgggcccggacaccaggtctacccgccgggcccggacaccgggtctacccgccgggctcggacaccgggtctacccgccgggcccggacaccaggtctgcccgccgggcccggacaccaggtctacccgccgggctcggacaccaggtctacccgccgggcccggacaccaggtctacccgccgggctcgggcaccaggtctacccgccgggctcggacaccaggtctacccgccatgctcggacaccaggtctacccgccgggctcggacaccaggtctacccgccgggctcggacaacaggtctacccgccgggctcggacaccaggtctacccgccaggctcggacaccaggtctacccgccgggctcggacaacaggtctacccgccatgctcggacaacaggtctacccgccgggctcggacaacaggtctacccgccgggctccgagAGCAGCTGTACCCACCGGCACCCCCGCCGCCGAGCCCAGTCGGCCGCCGCCCTGCCACCTTAAGAGAGTCCCAGCTACTCCCCCTCTGGACCCGCGCCGCGGACAACgccctctctttcccactcggagccccgggcaggaaCGGCGGCGCCTCGGCACCCGCCGAGGGCCTCGGCTAAGCGCTCGGAACCCGCTCCAGCCACCCGACTCGGAGAGCGGCTCGAGCCGACGAGCCCGGaccacaggtctacccgctgccccgggacaccaggtctacccgccggcttCGGACCaggggtctacccgccgggcacggACGACAACTCTACCCGCTGCGCACCTCTGCGGCCgagccgaggcggcggcagccgtGCCACCCGGGCAGAGTCCCGGTTGCTCTCCCcgtttccccgccccgcagagaacgtctcttctttcaccctcggggcaggggaaaggctgctacGCTCGGAGCGCCGGGCAGAAAGCGCAGCGCTAAGCCCCGAGACCGGCTCTAGCCGCTACTCTCGGACATCGGCTCTTCCCGGCGGCGCCGAGGCGGCCGAGCCCGGTCGGCCGCAGCCGTGCCGcctaaagagagtcccagttactccccgggcttccccgccccgcagagaacgtttcttctttcagcctcggggcaggggaaagccttAACGCCGGAGAGGAAGTCTGCCGCAAAGGGCCACGGGAGATGGAGTCCCCGCAACGAGCCCCCCGGGAGAGTACTGGACGGAGCATGCGCGCTGGAAGGACTCCctaagaactgtgggaaatcgGGGAGGTCGGGGCAGGGCCGGAAGGGCACGCCGGCGCGCCGACCGACGGATCGAGCGGTCGCACGCCGTCTGCTCGCTCCGTGAATTCGGTGCCACGCTCGGAGCACCGGCCGGAAACGGCAGCGCTTCGGCGCCGGCCGAGGGCCCTCGCCGAGCCCTCGGAGCGGCTCTAGCTGCCGGACCTGGACAGGAGCTCTACCCACGGGGCTCGGAGACCGGGTCCACTcgccgccgggcggcggcgccgctccggctctaagtccgccggccggcgggaacaggtctacccgcatccgggccgggcggcggcgccgccgctccggctctaagtccgccggtcggcgggaacaggtctacccgcatccgggccgggcggcggcgccgctccggctctaagtccgccggccggcgggaacaggtctacccgcatccgggccgggcggcggcgccgccgctccggctctaagtccgccggtcggcgggaacacgtctacccgcatccgggccgggcggcggcgccgctccggctctaagtccgccggtcggcgggaacaggtctacccgcatccgggccgggcggcggcgccgccgctccggctctaagtccggcggccggcgggaacaggtctacccgcatccgggccgggcggcggcgccgccgctccggctctaagtccgccggtcggcgggaacaggtctacccgcatccgggccgggcggcggcgccgctccggctctaagtccggcggccggcgggaacaggtctacccgcatccgggccgggcggcggcgccgccgctccggctctaagtccgccggtcggcgggaacaggtctacccgcatccgggccgggcggcggcgccgctccggctctaagtccggcggccggcgggaacaggtctacccgcatccgggccgggcggcggcgccgctccggctctaagtccgccggtcggcgggaacaggtctacccgcgaccgggccgggcggcggcgccgctccggctctaagtccgccggccggcgggaacacgtctacccgcatccgggccgggcggcggcgcccagggtctaagtcctcccgccggtaacaggtctacccgccgctaaggccagccgcggcgcccagggtctaagtcctcccgttggtaacaggtctacccgccgctaaggccagcccaggcgctccggctctaagtcccctcgccgggaacacgtctaccccgCCTCACCCAGCAACGGGGAGAACCGACCCTCAGCGCTCCACCCGCACGCGCCGGGGAGGTGGACGGGACCGCCTTCGTCCCGCACCGCCCAGGCGCGCCCGGGGGGCGCCGAGGCTCGGCCGCTTCCCGCTGCGCCGCGGGGCTACCAGGTCTACCCCGCGGCGGGGAGACGACGACGGCGgcggggtccccgcgccccgcggcgagggaacccctcggccgccgccgccgcccctcggcaccggagcgccccccccgagccccccgccccgcgtatcgggtttcgggacccgcgcggagggaagaccgggcggcgcgccgggcggcgcg
It includes:
- the LOC135408830 gene encoding collagen alpha-1(I) chain-like; amino-acid sequence: MGITPPDRQSASFMVGTTTAASRGLAFLSLARPRARHAAGRGSAGADPPPKPARPAGRRLGRAAPPDVLEETATRRGGRGPVPEAPSAGAARSAAGGGAATRCALRRYLRAGGASPRAFFFPPFSLSPLSGSPSRLRPHRRPALLAAGTHGRHPDPGRHRHLACFYPRTPEKLAGPRGRHTARYGEEAPPRREGRHLACHGKPTGRGDRPARTPASAAPLGRPRRSAGPPGALSHASRKASSIVTRGTAPRPLSLSLPLRGGRHVPQAADAGGPHATLHGSLPARQEAGAAGRPAPDNPRFRPRRAHGRPPQSGTSSVRKRHRTCRGATGFRPPRGRRLPPERPGDGDGEKNKKPPRKKHARLSLAVLATAARGSGRGPRPSLPDSLSLPTGSRLGGGRPLPGRSRALTHFLFPGALGVLRLKAAGAKIKKTEKKGREGAPLRPQPGPRPTDLRGTQPSGSQAGGAGPTARAARPPWLSRRPKRREGRGAAASPANGHRASPGLPGDSVGFSVCRRGRRPQPGRPAPPPSARWAGPRLRAEEGGTNKRAEARRGRRLARPSGGPVTEPLRQPAGPRRGRTPTASPRHAAGTAAARQPRTGRRHPGPGHLRGSREAAGEKARAGSALRAPAANRPQQCPPPPPDDGRRLKAGPPKGRDAAASPPSHTIAFARGPRGAGSRHRLGLDAAVGPPRAPLGRPSPALPRLRFRARLSSSSPVIGPARGSRSRAPRLSRAGLPAARGVGRPVARAEGRAAADAEEKGPSEPALLDNPCPQYGQTRPGAAAPPKRLEAPQRGGAREQAASRLDLTGGGARQRPLGRLPGPAATTGLPRKCRQAPKSRRSRVDLVALRRDAAGARAACGGRGGRIGRLRNRVDLMLASPGTG